A single region of the Sorghum bicolor cultivar BTx623 chromosome 7, Sorghum_bicolor_NCBIv3, whole genome shotgun sequence genome encodes:
- the LOC8075279 gene encoding probable Ufm1-specific protease isoform X2 produces MDASAAGSRGGPALRFLCPKISLLSPPSRSLLRWLVGAPRVLPPFTVAAVLRPTHGDHAAPDLPREADEIRGLLPRGFDIIGALLVGGGGSDADVTCALEQARVLRELLFGVAASHGLVGGHMDAATGEIRFVLSESGGTDSVEGSVVTWEDEPGRLLWEKGCLLRCQLPLKLPLYLRPDVNSGIEERFSSLIESTIAKLRDPHVSYLVEGPITSSESHHSIILRGDDLSFDSHTHGNSRKNNCTTSIVSCSEFFTEKRYNFSLTRENADAIAITVNQSASSLKPGTTPVVEYFPASAPASLRVIILKLDILCYTSIDFPVAAAVSELVIPGLADQMIVMKRIIASEITQQVQLCPFHFIPSGLHVPVTAIYNTRYGEIEERQSELRKELHIRLGLPLDRPLLRISNALTFGSMGKRKKSMPRSGSSLLREVHREIPSSGVSGGVMSLIDGSYEYYHYLHDGIDDNGWGCAYRSLQTIVSWYRLQQYSSIDVPSHREIQQVLVEIGDKDSSFIGSCEWIGAIELSFVLDKLLGVSCKVINVRSGDELPEKCRELARHFDTQGTPVMIGGGVLAYTLIGVDYNEASGDCAFLILDPHYTGTDDLKKIVNGGWCGWKKSVDSKGRSFFLKDKFYNLLLPQRPNMV; encoded by the exons ATGGACGCCTCCGCCGCCGGTTCGCGCGGCGGCCCAGCCCTGCGCTTCCTCTGTCCTAAGATATCCCTACTCTCCCCGCCCTCGCGCTCCTTGCTGCGCTGGCTCGTCGGTGCGCCTCGCGTCCTCCCTCCCTTCACCGTCGCTGCTGTCTTACGTCCCACTCACGGCGACCACGCCGCCCCTGATCTCCCCAGGGAAGCAG ATGAAATCCGGGGGTTGCTGCCGCGGGGTTTCGACATCATCGGGGCATTGCTCGTGGGGGGAGGGGGTTCTGATGCGGACGTCACTTGCGCACTGGAGCAGGCTCGGGTGCTGAGGGAGCTGCTGTTCGGTGTGGCGGCGAGCCATGGCTTGGTCGGAGGCCACATGGATGCAGCCACCGGGGAGATTCGATTTGTTCTATCCGAGAGCGGAGGGACGGACTCGGTGGAAGGGTCTGTGGTTACATGGGAGGATGAGCCGGGGAGGTTGTTGTGGGAGAAGGGATGCCTCCTGCGCTGCCAACTGCCCCTGAAGCTTCCACTCTATCTTAGGCCTGATGTGAATTCTG GCATCGAAGAACGGTTTTCTTCACTTATTGAATCTACAATTGCTAAACTCAGAGATCCTCATGTATCGTATTTAGTTGAGGGGCCAATTACATCTAGTGAATCACATCATTCTATTATCTTGCGTGGTGATGATTTAAGCTTTGATTCACATACACATGGAAACTCAAGAAAGAACAATTGTACCACAAGTATTGTATCTTGTTCAGAATTCTTCACAGAAAAGAGGTACAACTTCTCATTGACAAGAGAG AATGCAGATGCAATTGCAATAACTGTCAACCAATCAGCGAGTAGCTTGAAGCCTGGCACTACCCCTGTGGTAGAGTACTTTCCTG ccTCAGCACCTGCCAGCCTCAGAGTAatcatcttgaagcttgataTACTATGCTACACATCAATAGATTTTCCAGTGGCAGCTGCTGTATCTGAACTTGTTATTCCAGGATTAGCTGATCAGATGATTGTAATGAAGAGGATTATTGCTTCAGAGataactcaacaagtacag CTTTGTCCATTCCATTTCATTCCTTCTGGTTTGCATGTTCCAGTAACAGCCATATACAATACAAGATATGGTGAGATCGAGGAGAGGCAAA GTGAGCTGCGAAAAGAACTGCATATAAGGCTAGGACTTCCCTTAGATCGGCCTTTGTTGCGAATTTCTAATGCATTGACTTTTGGCAGCATGGGAAAGAGGAAGAAAAGCATGCCAAGAAGTG GTTCttcgctgcttcgagaagtccACAGAGAAATTCCATCTAGTGGTG TATCTGGAGGTGTTATGTCTTTGATTGATGGTTCGTATGAGTATTATCACTACCTTCACGATGGTATTGATGACAAT GGATGGGGATGTGCATATCGGTCTCTACAAACAATTGTCTCTTGGTACAGATTGCAACAATATTCATCAATAGATGTTCCTTCTCACAG GGAGATTCAACAAGTTCTTGTTGAAATTGGTGACAAGGATTCATCGTTTATcggatcttgtgagtggattgGAGCCATTGAGCTAAGCTTTGTCCTCGACAAACTGCTGGGC GTTAGTTGTAAGGTTATCAATGTGAGATCTGGCGATGAGCTTCCTGAAAAGTGCAGAGAACTTGCCAGGCATTTTGACACCCAGGGAACTCCTGTGATGATTG GTGGTGGAGTCTTGGCTTACACCCTTATCGGAGTTGATTATAACGAAGCCAGTGGAGACTGTGCATTTCTTATCCTTGATCCGCACTACACTGGTACTGACGATCTGAAAAAGATTGTAAATGGCGGGTGGTGCGGATGGAAGAAGTCTGTCGACAGCAAAGGCCGAAGCTTCTTCTTAAAAGACAAGTTCTACAACCTCCTACTACCCCAAAGGCCAAACATGGTGTGA
- the LOC8075279 gene encoding probable Ufm1-specific protease isoform X1: MDASAAGSRGGPALRFLCPKISLLSPPSRSLLRWLVGAPRVLPPFTVAAVLRPTHGDHAAPDLPREADEIRGLLPRGFDIIGALLVGGGGSDADVTCALEQARVLRELLFGVAASHGLVGGHMDAATGEIRFVLSESGGTDSVEGSVVTWEDEPGRLLWEKGCLLRCQLPLKLPLYLRPDVNSGIEERFSSLIESTIAKLRDPHVSYLVEGPITSSESHHSIILRGDDLSFDSHTHGNSRKNNCTTSIVSCSEFFTEKRYNFSLTRENADAIAITVNQSASSLKPGTTPVVEYFPASAPASLRVIILKLDILCYTSIDFPVAAAVSELVIPGLADQMIVMKRIIASEITQQVQLCPFHFIPSGLHVPVTAIYNTRYGEIEERQSELRKELHIRLGLPLDRPLLRISNALTFGSMGKRKKSMPRSGIHPAYVATYTPLLCFPPELHVGSCGSSLLREVHREIPSSGVSGGVMSLIDGSYEYYHYLHDGIDDNGWGCAYRSLQTIVSWYRLQQYSSIDVPSHREIQQVLVEIGDKDSSFIGSCEWIGAIELSFVLDKLLGVSCKVINVRSGDELPEKCRELARHFDTQGTPVMIGGGVLAYTLIGVDYNEASGDCAFLILDPHYTGTDDLKKIVNGGWCGWKKSVDSKGRSFFLKDKFYNLLLPQRPNMV, encoded by the exons ATGGACGCCTCCGCCGCCGGTTCGCGCGGCGGCCCAGCCCTGCGCTTCCTCTGTCCTAAGATATCCCTACTCTCCCCGCCCTCGCGCTCCTTGCTGCGCTGGCTCGTCGGTGCGCCTCGCGTCCTCCCTCCCTTCACCGTCGCTGCTGTCTTACGTCCCACTCACGGCGACCACGCCGCCCCTGATCTCCCCAGGGAAGCAG ATGAAATCCGGGGGTTGCTGCCGCGGGGTTTCGACATCATCGGGGCATTGCTCGTGGGGGGAGGGGGTTCTGATGCGGACGTCACTTGCGCACTGGAGCAGGCTCGGGTGCTGAGGGAGCTGCTGTTCGGTGTGGCGGCGAGCCATGGCTTGGTCGGAGGCCACATGGATGCAGCCACCGGGGAGATTCGATTTGTTCTATCCGAGAGCGGAGGGACGGACTCGGTGGAAGGGTCTGTGGTTACATGGGAGGATGAGCCGGGGAGGTTGTTGTGGGAGAAGGGATGCCTCCTGCGCTGCCAACTGCCCCTGAAGCTTCCACTCTATCTTAGGCCTGATGTGAATTCTG GCATCGAAGAACGGTTTTCTTCACTTATTGAATCTACAATTGCTAAACTCAGAGATCCTCATGTATCGTATTTAGTTGAGGGGCCAATTACATCTAGTGAATCACATCATTCTATTATCTTGCGTGGTGATGATTTAAGCTTTGATTCACATACACATGGAAACTCAAGAAAGAACAATTGTACCACAAGTATTGTATCTTGTTCAGAATTCTTCACAGAAAAGAGGTACAACTTCTCATTGACAAGAGAG AATGCAGATGCAATTGCAATAACTGTCAACCAATCAGCGAGTAGCTTGAAGCCTGGCACTACCCCTGTGGTAGAGTACTTTCCTG ccTCAGCACCTGCCAGCCTCAGAGTAatcatcttgaagcttgataTACTATGCTACACATCAATAGATTTTCCAGTGGCAGCTGCTGTATCTGAACTTGTTATTCCAGGATTAGCTGATCAGATGATTGTAATGAAGAGGATTATTGCTTCAGAGataactcaacaagtacag CTTTGTCCATTCCATTTCATTCCTTCTGGTTTGCATGTTCCAGTAACAGCCATATACAATACAAGATATGGTGAGATCGAGGAGAGGCAAA GTGAGCTGCGAAAAGAACTGCATATAAGGCTAGGACTTCCCTTAGATCGGCCTTTGTTGCGAATTTCTAATGCATTGACTTTTGGCAGCATGGGAAAGAGGAAGAAAAGCATGCCAAGAAGTGGTATTCATCCTGCATATGTTGCAACATATACTCCATTACTATGTTTTCCCCCTGAATTACATGTGGGATCTTGTG GTTCttcgctgcttcgagaagtccACAGAGAAATTCCATCTAGTGGTG TATCTGGAGGTGTTATGTCTTTGATTGATGGTTCGTATGAGTATTATCACTACCTTCACGATGGTATTGATGACAAT GGATGGGGATGTGCATATCGGTCTCTACAAACAATTGTCTCTTGGTACAGATTGCAACAATATTCATCAATAGATGTTCCTTCTCACAG GGAGATTCAACAAGTTCTTGTTGAAATTGGTGACAAGGATTCATCGTTTATcggatcttgtgagtggattgGAGCCATTGAGCTAAGCTTTGTCCTCGACAAACTGCTGGGC GTTAGTTGTAAGGTTATCAATGTGAGATCTGGCGATGAGCTTCCTGAAAAGTGCAGAGAACTTGCCAGGCATTTTGACACCCAGGGAACTCCTGTGATGATTG GTGGTGGAGTCTTGGCTTACACCCTTATCGGAGTTGATTATAACGAAGCCAGTGGAGACTGTGCATTTCTTATCCTTGATCCGCACTACACTGGTACTGACGATCTGAAAAAGATTGTAAATGGCGGGTGGTGCGGATGGAAGAAGTCTGTCGACAGCAAAGGCCGAAGCTTCTTCTTAAAAGACAAGTTCTACAACCTCCTACTACCCCAAAGGCCAAACATGGTGTGA